From one Phaeodactylum tricornutum CCAP 1055/1 chromosome 16, whole genome shotgun sequence genomic stretch:
- a CDS encoding predicted protein translates to MTFRDRSRLSGSGNRNREASSLVPNNIMSCHILSPWTDWVEQCQVDLLGSCDDNCASRHVLGESWQRNGGLADGQRGLDLRRADYAIWHDDVLEALLQEQQMQLNSASSFSSSTLDSSFEKEQQQEEKNDVSAPVTGALKSGVRKRPLRRRNTSPMRNTAPSKPAQVTPLRAKSHFNLPNEQKYFSSRNSPVTVTGSTRSNVNNNKSASVTSTLLARDPGLFLHPLVQLQKDKGKGEPIGTAVCANGVSEVLQKLRSKMKVITELAIDAKKGSATMKRKQARVSMQDAKFIETRSVLELRMGFLSIQYGVLLRWDVVETGQVVMVVLRKMCYDHFYPSKSLRPTQARLIQHRLDDEKAIYHEGDAISPRTDGTEVTLLEPPYAVPRPEIFEPAQLAARIVSAKGLSPKSSWTVQLSHESVEVWLPLSCDKTTGSYVVKSSASPASFSQSLAPEYDLQGSIMEIVLWESPKRRPGLKRAVAKLPIPLHVLGITPVRMSLPLHALHRNSSNVDVGSLELELAWKSPHQAWLDMELRARRRLERQPSSPGKPVQIVMEEEPPESKWDWICYLC, encoded by the coding sequence ATGACTTTCCGGGATCGAAGTCGACTCAGTGGAAGTGGCAATAGGAATAGGGAGGCTTCCTCTTTGGTTCCTAACAACATCATGTCTTGCCATATCCTATCCCCGTGGACTGACTGGGTGGAACAATGTCAAGTAGATTTGCTCGGATCGTGCGACGACAATTGCGCTTCTCGCCATGTATTGGGGGAATCCTGGCAACGAAATGGAGGTCTAGCGGATGGGCAGCGCGGACTGGATTTACGGCGGGCGGATTACGCCATTTGGCACGATGATGTGTTGGAAGCGCTCTTACAAGAGCAGCAGATGCAATTGAATTCGGCTTCATCTTTTAGTTCCAGCACATTGGATTCGTCTTTTGAGAAGgaacagcagcaagaagaaaaaaatgatGTTTCTGCGCCTGTTACCGGAGCGCTGAAATCTGGCGTCCGCAAGAGACCTCTGCGGCGTAGGAATACGAGTCCGATGCGCAACACTGCTCCAAGCAAGCCTGCGCAAGTGACGCCGTTACGAGCAAAGAGTCATTTCAATCTTCCGAACGAGCAAAAATATTTCTCCTCGCGCAACTCGCCCGTGACTGTTACGGGAAGCACAAGGTCCAACgttaacaacaacaagagcgCCTCCGTGACATCCACTTTGTTGGCCCGCGATCCGGGACTATTTCTGCATCCCTTAGTTCAACTACAAAAAGACAAGGGCAAAGGAGAACCGATTGGTACCGCAGTCTGTGCAAACGGGGTATCCGAAGTCTTGCAGAAACTTCGCTCCAAAATGAAGGTAATCACCGAACTAGCTATCGATGCGAAGAAAGGTTCAGCTACGATGAAACGCAAGCAAGCCCGCGTGAGCATGCAAGACGCAAAATTTATCGAAACACGATCAGTTCTAGAACTGCGCATGGGATTTTTGTCAATTCAGTATGGTGTGTTATTGCGTTGGGATGTGGTGGAAACTGGGCAAGTTGTAATGGTAGTCTTGCGCAAAATGTGCTACGATCACTTCTATCCTTCCAAGAGTCTACGACCGACGCAAGCGCGACTGATTCAGCATCGGCTGGATGACGAGAAAGCCATTTACCACGAAGGAGACGCCATTTCGCCCCGGACGGACGGGACAGAAGTGACTTTACTCGAACCTCCTTATGCTGTGCCTCGACCAGAAATATTTGAACCAGCGCAACTAGCGGCTCGCATCGTCAGCGCCAAGGGACTGTCCCCGAAAAGCTCCTGGACAGTGCAATTGTCGCACGAATCTGTCGAAGTCTGGCTGCCACTCTCCTGCGACAAAACTACAGGATCTTACGTCGTCAAATCATCCGCATCTCCGGCTAGCTTTTCACAATCGCTGGCTCCTGAATACGACCTTCAAGGCTCAATCATGGAGATTGTCCTGTGGGAGAGTCCCAAACGCCGTCCCGGACTCAAGCGTGCTGTAGCAAAGTTACCCATTCCCCTACACGTGCTTGGTATTACACCAGTACGAATGTCCCTGCCGCTTCACGCCTTGCATCGGAACAGTAGTAATGTCGATGTCGGTAGCTTGGAATTGGAACTCGCTTGGAAAAGTCCGCATCAAGCTTGGTTAGACATGGAGCTTCGGGCCCGCCGGAGGCTCGAGCGACAGCCGTCGTCGCCTGGAAAACCCGTGCAGATCgtaatggaagaagaaccACCCGAAAGCAAGTGGGATTGGATTTGTTACCTTTGCTAG
- a CDS encoding predicted protein yields the protein MSFKCSQKAEMRPAIFFSFTLWLRLAVVLGLSQTQATRRDVLLAAQQASAATAFGVLLSSPNEAEAVRDTGETATYLHNQSRLLLPNSKTKALTIPRIGYSMYKTTADQIEAGIQLALQAGARHFDVATQYGTNPVVGETLRSYIHQGLSSEYTPTSIIPKSPQERRREIFLTHKISNDEQSTKPREVKNAIISQQRGPLKGIDVDLAMLHSPLTDKSRRLASYEALLDLEAKSKIKAVGVCHFGVAALQELVDAGLPAPSVIQLIISPFNQHKDIVEWASKHDSVVSCSAWSKLSSVEGPQIGWSVLGEIAKEKSMTKQQVLIQWTLQKGFICTPRGSSKFNIERMAIQENSWDAVQDFRLTETEMDILDGLDEQLPAGRLGIRDGWDESQITDPAWDPTFIS from the coding sequence ATGTCCTTCAAATGTAGTCAAAAGGCCGAGATGCGTCCTgcaattttcttttcttttaCTCTATGGCTACGATTGGCTGTGGTTTTGGGATTGTCACAAACACAAGCGACGCGACGAGATGTTTTGCTTGCCGCCCAGCAAGCATCAGCGGCAACGGCATTCGGCGTGCTTTTATCGTCGCCTAACGAAGCGGAGGCGGTGCGCGACACAGGAGAAACCGCTACATATCTGCATAATCAATCCAGGCTTCTGCTTCCGAATTCTAAGACTAAGGCTTTGACTATCCCGCGAATCGGGTATTCTATGTATAAAACAACTGCTGACCAGATAGAGGCAGGGATCCAGTTAGCGTTGCAAGCCGGAGCCCGCCACTTTGACGTCGCTACGCAATATGGCACAAACCCAGTTGTGGGAGAAACTCTGCGCTCATACATACATCAGGGACTTTCTTCAGAGTACACACCAACGAGTATTATTCCTAAATCACCACAGGAACGTCGTCGAGAGATATTCTTGACACACAAGATTTCCAACGACGAGCAATCTACAAAGCCTCGGGAGGTCAAAAACGCGATCATCTCGCAGCAAAGAGGCCCTTTAAAAGGTATCGATGTCGATCTTGCGATGCTTCATTCACCCTTAACGGATAAATCGCGACGACTGGCATCGTATGAAGCTCTATTGGACTTAGAAGCCAAGAGCAAGATCAAAGCAGTTGGTGTCTGCCATTTTGGAGTCGCCGCTTTGCAAGAGTTAGTAGATGCTGGTCTACCCGCTCCCTCTGTGATCCAGCTTATCATCAGTCCCTTCAATCAACACAAAGATATCGTTGAGTGGGCATCCAAACACGACAGCGTGGTATCATGTAGCGCTTGGTCCAAACTCAGCTCGGTCGAGGGGCCACAAATTGGCTGGTCCGTACTTGGCGAaattgccaaagaaaaaagcatGACGAAGCAGCAAGTTTTGATCCAATGGACTCTCCAAAAAGGATTCATTTGTACTCCACGCGGTAGCAGCAAGTTTAATATTGAACGCATGGCTATACAAGAAAACTCCTGGGACGCAGTCCAGGACTTTCGATTGACCGAGACCGAAATGGACATTTTAGATGGATTGGACGAACAGTTACCAGCTGGCCGACTCGGTATTCGCGACGGCTGGGACGAATCTCAAATTACAGACCCCGCTTGGGATCCAACTTTTATATCTTAG
- a CDS encoding predicted protein, with amino-acid sequence MPDTTDTPLPASMSEYDDRDNKAWVISFAAAMVPFCAFCYGHQRGFTGKAVTRIVQSPVGVYGLLALPFVTLGMEKCIYDTVQAAQGINPNVVPADRGGFPSGGAELPSFSLVAVQPRNPPVVKKAYTDAAPMRRLTAVTDESKTK; translated from the coding sequence ATGCCCGACACCACGGACACACCATTACCGGCTTCGATGAGCGAGTACGACGACCGTGACAACAAAGCTTGGGTGATTTCGTTCGCTGCCGCCATGGTTCCATTCTGCGCTTTTTGCTATGGTCATCAACGAGGCTTTACGGGGAAAGCCGTCACGCGCATTGTGCAATCGCCCGTCGGCGTGTACGGCCTCCTCGCCTTACCCTTTGTCACGCTCGGTATGGAAAAATGTATATACGACACAGTTCAAGCGGCACAAGGAATCAATCCAAACGTGGTACCGGCTGATCGTGGTGGTTTTCCCAGTGGTGGGGCCGAGCTGCCATCGTTCAGTCTGGTAGCTGTCCAACCACGAAACCCTCCCGTTGTCAAGAAAGCATACACTGATGCCGCACCGATGCGGAGGCTGACGGCCGTTACAGATGAGAGCAAAACGAAGTAA
- the CUL1_3 gene encoding CULlin protein 1 (structural protein of ubiquitin-protein ligases E3, homolog to plant cullins), translating to MSGNASGIIPLEEGWNDEIKAKAIDKLEAMLNGGLKSGETNMFGPREYVQIYTTCYDMCTQRSPYNWSRELYQRHGETIERYLASTVIPALRDKTGQGGTTLLTELQHRWGDHQIMNKWLKKFFTYLDRYYVKHHSLPTLSQAGLRCFRTHVYDEMKRETTAAILGLINDEREGQIIDKSLVKSIVELYENMGMGSLDAYNGDLEEPLLQSTREFYAKRREEWINDSTPDYLVKAEEALQEERSRVADYLSSSSEPKILRVVEEEILEKVELVLLEKETSGCRALLQNDKSEDLSRMFRLFQRLENGLTPIAAIVQEFITSMGQEILKRRQARLDGGEKDKNDDPKFVKAIIELHEKYLGVVKKDFSGHSLFQKALKDAFVEIVNKNVGSFTNAELMSTFCDRILKSGGEKLSEAEVEESLDRIVQLFSYLTDKDLFAEIYRNQLSKRLLNQRSTSDDAEKLMIAKLKVQCGTQFTSKMEGMLADLAVGSQQRTEFEQRMRQVETSLDFSVQVLTTGFWPTYKSPQVTLTEEMNKCMKVFREWHELKHQKRKLGWVLTQGSATVRGTFGKKSYEIQVSTLQAIALDALSGGETLSFEDLSQRLNLEETILKPLMHSLSCGKYKVIAKTPASNKINTTDKFTANAKFSSNMRKIRIPMASLDANFNTKKVEEDRSIAIEAAIVRIMKARKTLQHQQLLSEVLAQLSFFNPNPRVVKKRIEALIDREYLERGTDNPGVYNYLA from the exons ATGTCCGGGAACGCTTCGGGCATTATTCCTTTGGAAGAGGGGTGGAACGATGAAATCAAAGCCAAG GCCATTGATAAGCTCGAAGCCATGCTCAACGGGGGTCTGAAATCGGGTGAAACAAATATGTTTGGTCCACGGGAATATGTGCAGATTTACAC GACTTGTTACGATATGTGCACCCAACGTTCTCCGTACAACTGGTCGCGCGAACTGTATCAACGACACGGCGAAACGATTGAACGATACCTTGCCAGCACGGTGATTCCCGCGTTGCGGGACAAGACTGGTCAGGGCGGTACCACGCTCCTTACTGAACTCCAGCACCGCTGGGGGGATCATCAAATTATGAACAAGTGGTTGAAAAAGTTCTTTACCTATCTAGATCGATACTATGTTAAGCATCACAGTTTGCCCACGCTCTCACAGGCCGGTCTACGATGCTTCCGTACTCACGTGTACGATGAGATGAAGCGCGAGACCACCGCGGCGATTCTAGGTCTCATCAACGACGAACGTGAAGGACAGATTATTGACAAAAGTCTCGTCAAGTCGATCGTGGAATTATACGAAAATATGGGTATGGGCTCTCTGGATGCGTACAACGGTGATCTGGAAGAACCCTTGTTGCAGTCGACGCGGGAGTTTTATGCAAAAAGGCGTGAGGAGTGGATCAATGATTCGACTCCGGATTATCTCGTCAAGGCGGAAGAGGCGCTGCAAGAAGAACGCTCCCGTGTTGCGGATTATCTTTCGTCGAGTTCGGAACCTAAAATACTCAGAGTGGTTGAGGAAGAGATTCTTGAAAAAGTAGAACTTgtcttgttggaaaaggaaacatcTGGTTGCCGCGCATTGTTGCAAAACGACAAGTCCGAAGACTTGAGTCGTATGTTTCGGTTGTTCCAACGTTTGGAAAACGGTCTTACTCCAATCGCCGCAATTGTTCAGGAATTCATCACATCCATGGGTCAAGAAATTCTGAAACGGCGTCAGGCCCGTTTGGATGGGGGCGAAAAAGACAAAAACGATGATCCCAAATTCGTCAAGGCGATTATCGAGCTGCACGAAAAGTACCTTGGCGTTGTCAAAAAAGACTTCAGTGGgcattctctttttcaaaaggcgCTCAAGGACGCTTTTGTGGAAATTGTAAACAAAAATGTAGGAAGTTTCACAAATGCTGAGCTTATGTCCACGTTCTGTGATCGAATTCTCAAGAGTGGCGGTGAAAAGCTTTCCGAAGCCGAAGTGGAAGAATCCCTGGACCGCATTGTGCAACTTTTTTCCTACCTGACAGATAAAGATTTATTCGCAGAAATTTATCGAAATCAACTTTCCAAGCGTCTTTTGAACCAGCGGTCTACTTCGGATGATGCCGAGAAGCTAATGATTGCCAAGCTCAAGGTCCAATGCGGTACGCAATTCACATCTAAGATGGAAGGTATGCTGGCCGATTTGGCTGTTGGTAGTCAACAACGCACAGAGTTCGAACAGCGAATGCGACAAGTCGAAACCTCGCTGGATTTCAGTGTGCAGGTATTAACGACAGGTTTCTGGCCAACGTATAAATCACCGCAGGTTactttgacggaagaaatgaACAAGTGCATGAAAGTCTTTCGCGAATGGCACGAATTAAAACACCAAAAGCGCAAGCTGGGTTGGGTATTGACGCAGGGCAGTGCAACGGTTCGCGGTACGTTTGGAAAGAAGTCGTACGAAATTCAAGTGTCGACACTCCAAGCGATTGCTTTGGACGCTCTTAGCGGTGGTGAAACACTTAGTTTTGAGGATTTGTCACAGCGTCTAAATTTGGAAGAGACGATCCTGAAGCCTTTGATGCACTCTTTGTCGTGCGGTAAATACAAAGTAATTGCAAAAACGCCGGCGAGCAACAAGATTAATACGACAGACAAGTTTACGGCAAATGCCAAGTTCTCATCGAATATGCGCAAGATCCGCATTCCAATGGCCTCTCTCGACGCTAATTTCAATACGAAGAAAGTGGAGGAGGATCGTTCCATTGCCATAGAAGCCGCAATTGTTCGAATCATGAAGGCGCGAAAAACTttgcaacatcaacagcTGCTTTCCGAAGTCCTGGCTcagctttcctttttcaatcCCAATCCGCGGGTTGTAAAGAAGCGGATTGAGGCTTTAATAGACCGAGAGTACTTGGAACGCGGTACGGACAACCCTGGAGTGTACAACTACTTGGCCTAA
- a CDS encoding predicted protein, which yields MVSPLIERLTTCVVGGGNSAHVLVPFLSEARHSVNLLTRRPQDWNHDSITCQLTDGTTGQVAATHVGMLAACSANPADVVPNADIVILCMPVHSYREALDRIAPYLSRSKSHVYVGTMYGQAGFNWMVHAMEREFGLTNIVAFACGSIPWVCRTVKYGELVANYGGKHVNVAAVTPHSQFDKLNRVLLQNLSVRPLGMGAFRQAESFLSLTLSVDNQIIHPARCYGLWKKYGGYWKDEAHVPYFYRDFDHTSETILQALDRDYAAVRSAVRRSFPSKQFPYMLDYFSLEKLNHNSSHAGILATFRDSPQLVCIKTPTVPSGSGSQNQSAARVLDTNCRFFTDDIPYGLLVAKRLAELLEQPVPMIDEVLLWAQTLRGEHFVHEKDGSVNLEFCLQRQGKLAVCGIPETYGITKIEDMLD from the exons ATGGTCTCTCCTTTGATTGAAAGACTTACAACCTGCGTTGTGGGTGGAGGGAACTCGGCCCACGTTCTGGTCCCATTCCTATCGGAAGCTAGACACTCAGTAAACTTACTGACCCGCCGCCCTCAGGACTGGAATCACGATTCCATAACTTGTCAGCTAACAGACGGAACTACGGGTCAAGTAGCTGCGACTCATGTGGGCATGCTGGCCGCTTGTTCCGCAAATCCGGCCGATGTCGTTCCCAACGCCGACATTGTCATTCTCTGTATGCCGGTGCATTCCTACCGAGAGGCTTTGGACCGCATCGCCCCTTATTTGAGCCGCAGCAAATCTCACGTTTATGTGGGAACG ATGTACGGCCAAGCTGGATTCAATTGGATGGTCCATGCCATGGAACGAGAGTTCGGCTTGACTAATATTGTCGCATTTGCCTGTGGAAGTATCCCCTGGGTTTGTCG TACCGTGAAGTATGGAGAGCTGGTGGCCAACTATGGAGGGAAACACGTGAATGTGGCAGCCGTTACGCCCCACAGCCAATTCGACAAGTTGAACCGTGTCCTTTTACAGAACCTGAGCGTAAGGCCGCTCGGTATGGGTGCATTCCGGCAAGCCGAAAGTTTTCTCTCCCTCACACTGTCCGTCGACAATCAAATCATTCATCCCGCCCGGTGCTACGGCTTATGGAAAAAGTATGGAGGATACTGGAAAGACGAGGCCCACGTACCGTACTTTTATCGTGATTTCGACCACACATCCGAGACCATTCTGCAAGCGCTAGATCGCGACTATGCTGCCGTTAGGAGTGCTGTTCGGAGGAGCTTCCCGTCGAAACAATTTCCGTACATGTTAGACTATTTCTCGTTGGAAAAGCTAAATCACAATTCGTCCCATGCCGGAATCTTGGCAACCTTTCGGGACAGTCCACAATTGGTGTGCATCAAGACACCAACCGTTCCCAGTGGCTCTGGCTCACAGAATCAGTCAGCAGCGAGAGTTTTGGATACGAATTGTCGCTTCTTTACTGACGATATACCATACGGCCTGCTCGTGGCGAAACGTTTAGCGGAGCTGTTGGAGCAACCGGTACCTATGATTGATGAAGTATTGTTGTGGGCCCAAACCTTGCGCGGAGAACATTTTGTGCACGAGAAGGATGGGAGCGTGAACTTGGAATTTTGCTTGCAGAGACAAGGCAAGCTCGCCGTTTGTGGAATCCCCGAAACCTACGGCATTACAAAAATTGAAGACATGTTGGATTGA
- a CDS encoding predicted protein, with translation MTNNGRLRYIRTRRFGVLDSRLPPPPSPEAATTTVGCRGVDLLKTPLPVLELSNVLLHAQRHRTDQVRSQFDEFLRTHGFVFLTAPQSSQPGRIIRDLRDTVHHDLFPNQLEKNDELPTSQNIYWSEKNIPMYRLGYEFCEDGMREVFRVAAGRVDDQPWPDAGGRARSTTLRALGLVRHVCDTILDLLLSGQQTKIPIEAGAKSKDMAVRKPRPGSGSSTWWSPHGQSPSYTKQLVGTIPDRDEDYSVWYAMHYFNTTPLRGETIVTLKAHVDPSLLVVEPFLCPYTRGLQVWNRTTGTWMDVDGPASPVSSLWETGQEVMLLFGGKALGAACNLEPTLHRVVLGSEPRSTVIYEQKYGELFPPPISD, from the coding sequence ATGACAAACAACGGACGGCTCCGATATATTCGTACCCGTAGATTCGGGGTCTTGGATTCCAGATTGCCGCCGCCTCCTTCACCCGAGGCTGCGACAACAACGGTGGGCTGCCGTGGAGTGGACCTACTCAAAACACCCCTACCCGTACTGGAATTGTCCAACGTCCTGTTGCACGCGCAGCGCCACCGGACGGATCAGGTTCGATCCCAGTTCGACGAATTCCTCCGTACGCATGGATTCGTCTTTCTGACCGCACCCCAGTCATCCCAGCCTGGTCGAATCATTCGTGACCTCCGAGACACTGTCCATCACGACTTGTTTCCCAATCAGCTTGAAAAGAATGATGAATTGCCGACTTCGCAGAATATCTATTGGTCGGAAAAGAATATTCCCATGTACCGTCTCGGCTACGAGTTTTGCGAAGACGGAATGCGGGAAGTCTTTCGCGTAGCGGCGGGTCGAGTCGACGATCAACCGTGGCCCGACGCAGGTGGTCGAGCTAGATCCACAACGCTTCGGGCCTTGGGCTTGGTTCGACACGTGTGTGATACGATATTGGACCTTCTCCTCTCCGGacagcaaacaaaaatacCCATAGAAGCCGGTGCCAAATCCAAAGACATGGCTGTACGAAAACCACGTCCTGGATCGGGTAGTTCCACTTGGTGGTCACCACACGGCCAATCCCCGTCGTACACGAAACAACTGGTCGGCACCATTCCGGATCGGGACGAAGATTATTCGGTCTGGTACGCCATGCACTATTTTAACACAACACCTTTGCGAGGAGAAACTATCGTAACGCTCAAGGCACACGTTGACCCCAGTCTCCTCGTTGTGGAACCGTTCTTGTGTCCCTACACCCGGGGACTGCAGGTTTGGAATCGTACTACGGGCACTTGGATGGATGTAGACGGTCCTGCTTCGCCCGTGTCGAGCTTGTGGGAAACCGGACAGGAAGTCATGCTTTTATTTGGCGGCAAGGCCTTGGGGGCCGCGTGTAATTTGGAACCGACCTTGCACCGGGTAGTGCTCGGGTCGGAACCCCGATCGACCGTCATCTACGAACAAAAGTATGGTGAACTTTTTCCGCCACCAATCTCAGACTAA
- the SNAP gene encoding predicted protein (putative soluble NSF attachment protein ortholog (alpha-SNAP)), with protein sequence MSAIAKAQKAKGQEYQAEAGRALTKKSWFASARDRNVEDAAELYLQAANAYKVGGLNQEAGDVYNVAGELYRDKLKQANEAAKCFTQAGSCYKKSNPVDAVSSYQSAVSLLTDAGRLTQAAKLCKECAELYESEEVAEAGGKSNVVAAIEAYEQAGELFGMEDSKSQASQCRAKVAELCSAALDPPDLLRAAGLYDELGRACLDSNLLKYNAKSYFLQAILCHLANGDAIGAEQALGRYEGVDYTFAESREGKFCRQLVECVEGYDAEAFATACYEFDRISKLDPWKTSMLVKVKRSIQDDGAGEEEDDVDLT encoded by the exons ATGTCCGCCATTGCGAAAGCGCAAAAAGCCAAGGGCCAAGAGTACCAGGCCGAGGCAGGACGGGCGCTGACGAAAAAGTCGTGGTTTGCCAGCGCGCGTGACCGCAACGTCGAGGACGCCGCGGAATTGTACCTACAAGCTGCCAACGCCTACAAAGTCGGTGGACTCAATCAGGAAGCTGGTGACGTCTACAATGTCGCGGGTGAACTTTATCGTGACAAGTTAAAGCAAGCCAATGAAGCGGCCAAGTGCTTTACACAAGCAG GCTCTTGCTATAAAAAGAGCAATCCGGTGGATGCTGTTTCTAGTTATCAGTCCGCAGTCAGTCTCTTGACGGACGCCGGTCGTTTGACGCAGGCCGCCAAACTGTGCAAGGAATGTGCCGAGCTATACGAGTCGGAGGAAGTCGCtgaagctggtggaaaaTCCAACGTGGTTGCCGCCATTGAAGCGTACGAACAAGCCGGCGAATTGTTTGGTATGGAAGACAGTAAATCGCAGGCTTCCCAATGCCGGGCCAAAGTGGCGGAATTATGCAGTGCCGCGCTCGATCCGCCAGATCTACTGCGGGCGGCAGGATTGTATGATGAACTCGGACGAGCATGCTTGGACTCGAATTTGTTAAAGTACAACGCAAAATCGTACTTTTTGCAAGCCATCTTGTGTCATTTGGCCAACGGGGACGCGATTGGGGCGGAACAAGCCTTGGGCAGATACGAAGGTGTGGATTATACGTTTGCTGAATCGCGAGAAGGCAAATTTTGTCGACAACTAGTGGAATGCGTGGAAGGTTACGATGCGGAAGCGTTCGCGACGGCGTGCTACGAATTTGATCGCATTTCCAAACTCGATCCTTGGAAGACTTCCATGTTGGTAAAGGTCAAGCGCAGTATTCAGGATGACGGTGccggcgaagaagaagatgatgtCGATCTTACCTAA